From Inquilinus sp. Marseille-Q2685:
GCGCCTCGGCCTCGGCCCGCGTCCAGTCGAACCGGACGGCGGGCCTGGAACCGGAAGCGGCGTCAGCCGCCGTCACGCAGCCCTCCGGACGCGGCGCAGGGCGACGGTCACCGCGGCGGCGAGCAGCACCTTCAGCGCATCGCCGATCAGGAACGGCGCGACGCCGGCGGGGATCACGGCCGCCCAGCCGGTGAACTGCGCCAGCCAGAGGCAGCCGAGCAGATAGATCACGGCCAGCCCGGCCAGCATCGGCACCGCGGTGGCGACCAGCCCGCCCGGGCGGCGCCTGATCCATTCGCCGGCCAGGAAGGCGGCGACGACGAAGCCGAGCAGATAGCCGCCGGTCGGCCCCACCAGCGGCGCCCCCCCGCTGCTGCCCCCGGCCAGGACCGGCGGGCCGA
This genomic window contains:
- a CDS encoding biotin transporter BioY; the encoded protein is MHSPAEAPISAPALTGWRVPAAVIGGSLLMALSGQILIPFWPVPMTMQVCATFLLAGMAGGRLAAAMVATFLAEAAVGPPVLAGGSSGGAPLVGPTGGYLLGFVVAAFLAGEWIRRRPGGLVATAVPMLAGLAVIYLLGCLWLAQFTGWAAVIPAGVAPFLIGDALKVLLAAAVTVALRRVRRAA